The sequence ACCGCGAACGCACTCGCCGCGGTCACCGGCGCCACGTAGTACCAGTGGAACGGGCCGACGCCGATGAACGAGTAGGCCACGTAGTAGAGGACCCCGCCGCCGGCCAGCGCCGCGACCGGGCCGAGCGCGGGGAAGCGCGGCCACCGCACGGCGAACCGCGCCGCCGCCCACGCGGCGAGCGCGATGACGCCGAGCAGCGCCGGCACGAACGACACGAACACGGTCACCGGCCAGCCGAGGTAGTACATCATCGGCCCGGTGCTGTAGCTCCACGGCGCGAACAGGCCCACCTGCGTCTGCTTGATGGCGAGCGTGTCGGGCACGAAGGAGCCGAAGGCGATCCAGCTGACCAGGAACCACGGCGCGGCCGTCAGCACCGCGCAGCCGGCCGCGGGCAGCAGCCGCCGCCGGATCGCGGGCGCGCTGAGGGCGATGACCACCACGAACACCACGAGGTCGATCCGGGTGAGCACGGCCAGGCCCGAGACCACGCCGAACCAGAGCGGCCTGCCTTCGACCGCGACGACCGTGAGCACCAGCAGCACGGCCGGGATCAGCAGCACCTCCAGCCCGACCGCGGACAGCACGAACGGGTTCAGCAGCACCAGCGCGACCCCGAGCACGCCGGCCGCGGGCGGCAGCGCGAGCGCCCGGCCGAGCCGCTGCCACGCCCACCCGAGCGCGGCGCCGCACGCCACGGTCAGGACGCCGAGCGCGACGACCGGGTGCGGCCCGCCCACCACGCGCGTCACGAGGGTGAGCGCGCCGAGGAGCAGGACGTTCAGCGGCGACGTCGCGGAGTTCGCGGGCGAACCGGGGATGATGCCCCATTCGCCGTGCACGGCGAGGTTCTTGGCGTAGGCGAGGGTGATGTAGGCGTCGTCGGTGAGGCTCCCGCGCACCACCAGGAAGACGACGGCGCCCAGGAGCGCCCCGTAGACGGGCAGCCACCGCCCGCGCGTGCTCGCCGGTTCGTCGGTCGTTCGGTCCGCGTCAGTCTCCGCCAGCACCTGTCCACCTCGCGGAAGCGCCGCCGGCGCGGGATCCGCCCTTGTCACGATCGAATGCCCCCGGGGGCCGCCCGGAGGTCACCCGATCGTGACACGGTTCGCGTGGGACCGCAGTGTGGCCGCGTTCCATTGTGGAGCGTCAGCGCGTCCGGCGGCGGGTCGTGACGAGCACGAGCGCGATGCCGCTGGTGAGGAGGAGGGCCCCGAGACCGAGGACCGGGCCCAGGTCGGTGCCGGTGCTCGGGAGGTTCCCGTGGCCACGCGGGGTGGTCGGGACGGTCGGGTTCGGGCCGGTGGGGGTGGTCGTGCCCGACGTCTCCGTCGGGGTGGTGACCGTGGTCGAGGTGACCGTTGTGGTGCCCGATGGGGGGGTGGTGTCCGAGGTGGGGGTGGTGCTCGGACCCGTGGTCGAGGTGGGTGCCGTGGTGGTGCTTGTCGGGGTGGTGCTCGGGACCGTGCTCGTCGAGGTGGGCGCCGTGGTGGTGCTCGTGGGCGTGGTGGTGGGTGCCGTGGTGGTGCTTGTCGGGGTGGTGCTGGTGGGCGCCGTCGAGGTGGTCGTGACCGTGGTCGTGGTGGTCGGCTCGGGCGGCTTGACGCATGAGGGCAGGTCGCCGGTGAACGGGTACGCGTGGAACTCCTGCCCGCTGCCCTGCCCCACCCCTGAACCGTGGACCAGGTTGCCCGCCGTGAAGAAGCGGCCGTTCGTGCCGGGGAGGGTGACCGTCGTGGTGCCTTCCGGGCGGCCCGCGAGCACGCTGCCCTGGAACATGCCGCTGCCGGTGAGGCGGACCACCTCGGCGTCGGGGAAGTTCCACAGCAGGCGGGGCCGCAGCCGGTTGAGCGGGTCGGTGTCGTCGAGGCTGCCGCTGTAGGTGTTGATCACGCGGGCCGAGCCGGTGAGGTTGACCAGCACCGTCGCCCCGTCCGGGATGCCGGTGAACGTGATGCCCTGGGTGGCGCCGCCGGGGCCGGCGATGTCCTGGGTGACGGTGAAGACCTGGAGCGCCGACTTGCCGTCGCCGGTGAAGAGCGTCTGGTGGTTCTGGTTCACGACGGTCCCGGTGGCCGCGGCCCGCGCGTAGCACTCGCTCGCGGCGGTCAGCTCGGCCCGCAGGCCCGCGTACGGCTTCATCGCCGCGGGGTCGTGGACGAGCGTGCCGATCACGGTGCCGCTGACGCTCCCGGCGTGCCGCACGACCCCGCCGGCGGAGTCGCCCACGGCGTCGAGGCGCTGCCCGTCGGTGACCGAGAGGTTCCCGCCGACGGTGAGGTAGTCGGCCCCGTCCGGCGGCGGGACGCGCGAGCCGACCCCGGCGACGCCGACGTTGTAGATCGAGGAGCCCGAGGTCTTCCGCAGCGTGAAGTCCCCGCCGACGACCACCCGCCCCTCCGCCTCCGCGGCGCTGCCGGTGACGCGCATGTCGCCGCCGGCGAAGACGTTGATGGCGTTGTCGCGCCCGGCGAACGCCCCGTTCCCGACCGGCGGGAAGGTGCCGGGACACGTCCCGGGCACGCACGGCCCGAGCCCGCCGGGCAGCGGATCGGCGGCCGCGGGCCGTCCGGCCGGGATCGAAAGGACCACGAGCCCGCAGGCCGCCAGCGCCGCGAGGGCGGCATGGGTCACGCGCACGGGACCTCCCCTGTCCACTGTGGACTTCCGTGCGGGACGATAGCGGCAGCTCAGGCGGGGTGCCCGCCGATCCACCCGATCGGGGAGTGCGGGAGCACCGTCATGCGCTGCACGGTCCCGACACCGCACCCGGGGTGCCGGAGTGCGCTTCCGCCACGGCCGCCTGGGCGGCGGCCCGGCCGGGGTGCAGGGGCAGCGTTTCGGCCAGGCCGAGGATGTGCAGGGGCCGGGCCACCGCCACGTCGTCCGGCGCGATCGCGAAGGCCACGTTGCGCGCGTCGGCGTCGCGGTGGGCCTCGACCAGGACGCTGAGCACGGTCGAGTCGCAGAAGGTGGTGCCGGTGAGGTCCGCGACGACCCCTCGCGCCCCGGCGCGGATCGGGGCCAGCAGCCGGTCGCGGAGCCGGCGCGCCGAGCCCAGGTCGAGTTCGCCGGTGCAGCGGACCG is a genomic window of Amycolatopsis lexingtonensis containing:
- a CDS encoding choice-of-anchor A family protein, whose protein sequence is MRVTHAALAALAACGLVVLSIPAGRPAAADPLPGGLGPCVPGTCPGTFPPVGNGAFAGRDNAINVFAGGDMRVTGSAAEAEGRVVVGGDFTLRKTSGSSIYNVGVAGVGSRVPPPDGADYLTVGGNLSVTDGQRLDAVGDSAGGVVRHAGSVSGTVIGTLVHDPAAMKPYAGLRAELTAASECYARAAATGTVVNQNHQTLFTGDGKSALQVFTVTQDIAGPGGATQGITFTGIPDGATVLVNLTGSARVINTYSGSLDDTDPLNRLRPRLLWNFPDAEVVRLTGSGMFQGSVLAGRPEGTTTVTLPGTNGRFFTAGNLVHGSGVGQGSGQEFHAYPFTGDLPSCVKPPEPTTTTTVTTTSTAPTSTTPTSTTTAPTTTPTSTTTAPTSTSTVPSTTPTSTTTAPTSTTGPSTTPTSDTTPPSGTTTVTSTTVTTPTETSGTTTPTGPNPTVPTTPRGHGNLPSTGTDLGPVLGLGALLLTSGIALVLVTTRRRTR
- a CDS encoding STAS domain-containing protein, giving the protein MTEHRTAPELSTSTDAGIVTVRCTGELDLGSARRLRDRLLAPIRAGARGVVADLTGTTFCDSTVLSVLVEAHRDADARNVAFAIAPDDVAVARPLHILGLAETLPLHPGRAAAQAAVAEAHSGTPGAVSGPCSA